Genomic DNA from Gimesia aquarii:
AAGTGGAACTGGCCGAGGCAGAATTGAAAATCGCCAACATTCGATTAGAGCAAACCAATATCCGCGCGCCATTTCAAGGAGAGATCTTCCGAATCTTCGCCACTCCTGGTGCTTTCGTCAGAGCAGGGGAACCACTTCTGGAATTGGGGGATACCTCAAAACTCCAAGTTGAGATCCCATTGGAACGTGAACAGGCACAAAAAGGTTCCAGCATTAATCTCAATGTGGAAGAACAGGTAGCTCAAGCCACCGTTGATCAGATACTTCCGCTCTCCCCAAAATTTGAAAAGCTTAGAGATCTCGGGAATTCCATCACCTCGGCTGTGGTGATTTTGAATAATAATGGGAATCAGTTTCGGCCAGGCCAAGCTGTGAATGTGGCATTGATTCCACGCTATCCGATTGCGGAAATTCCCACCATTTCCGTCAAGAACACCCCTGAGGGAAAACGAACGATTCAGATTGTTCGTGAAAATGTGATCAGAGACCTGACTCCCCAAATTCTGGGTCAAATCGGCCCAGAACGGCTCTTTGTCTCAGCTGCTTTCAATAAAGATGATGAAATCATAGTCAGTACATCACAACCTCTACCGGATGGAACCGCAGTGCAACCCAAACTGACAGTCGGCAAGCCAGAGCCTACCCAGGGAAAAACGACAGGACGTTCTCCGTCAAAACGACCTGAAAAAAAGGTCAGCTTTTAGATTCCATTGTTCCGTTAGGGGCTCGACCTCGTTACACTATAAGCTGTGAGAAAATATTTCAGATCAATAATCTGAGTTCATAAGATTCACATCACATCTAAAAAACGAGTTCAGTTTATGATAGATCATTGTAGTCAATGGCAATGATCTCGAATAACAGTGCGTTGAGTCGTTCAAAAGCTAGAGGTTGCGCGATGGCAGAAACAACGGAAACAACAGAATCAGAAAATGTCGTCGATGAATATGAATTGGTCAATCTCATTGCCGATGGCACCACTACGCAAGTCTGGGAAGTAAAAGAACAGGGCGGAACGACCAGTTTTGCTATGAAACGACTCCTCCCAGAGCCTATGAAAAAACCGGAAGTCGTTGCCACGATGAAACTCGAGGCAAAAGTGGCTGGATCCCTGGATCATCCCAATCTGATCTTTCTTCATAAATTTGTGAAATCCAAAAAGCATATTTATTTGCTGATGGATTATTTTCGCGCGCCCAATCTGCGTTCTCAAATGTCCTCTGACCAACTCGGAGTCCAGACACGTCTGCGGAAGTTGATAGAATCAACAGCGATGGCACTCGGACACATGCACGAAAAAGGTTGGGTACACAAAGATATCAAACCGGAAAATATTCTGATCAGTAAAAGTTCGGAAGTCAAAGTCATCGATTTTGGCCTCGCCGTACCCGTTGCCAAAGGGATTGGTAAGCTGTTTGGAAAACCCAAAACCGTTCAGGGCACACGCTCTTACATAGCACCAGAAACAATTAAGAAACTCCCACTCGGTCCGGAAGCAGACGTTTATAGCCTGGGAATCACGATTTTCGAAATCCTCACTGGAAAAACTCCCTTTCATGGTGAAAATCCTAAAGAAGTTCTTCTAAAACATATTTCAGAACGCCCTGTACCTCCTTCGAGCATTAATCCGAATGTCTCACCCGAATTTGATGAATTCGTACTGAAGATGCTGGCTAAGAAACCTGCAGACCGATTTCAATCGATGGATGAAATCGTTTCTTCCATGAGGAATATGAAATTATTCAAAACAGAAATTTCAGAAGTCATCGCTCAGGAAAAAGCGCAAGCAGATAAAGAAGAAAAGGAATCGATGAAAGAAAAGCGACTGGACAGTCGCGCGGATGCCCGCTTATCAGAACTGGTTAAAGAAGATCCCAAACTGGCTGAGCAATTAATAGCCGAACGTAAAGCTAACGCCAAGCCGAAACAAAAGCCAGAACCTCCCAAAAAAGAAAAGAAACCCCAGCAACAACCGCCACCACCTCAGCCAATGCCGGGTGGATACCCGCCACAGTATCAGCAACCAATGTATCCACCCCAACCAATGCCCGGGTATCAGATGCCGCCGCAACCCATGCCGGGACAACCAATGCCAGGGCAACCTGTGATGCACCCACCACAGCAACAAGGACAACCTCTGCCTCCTGGAGCTTATCCTCCACCAGGTTATCCGCAGCAACCACAACAACCCTATCCTCAACTTCAACCACCACAACCTGGCATGCCACCACAGCAGGCTCCTGTCGCGCCGGCACCAACACAGCAGGCACCGCAGCCGCAACCACAGCAACCCCCGGCAGCGCAACAACCACCGGCTCAGCAACCTCAGGAGACCGCCGAGAGCAAGAAAAAAACCAAGAACGATGACGATCTTCCTTTTATGGATGAATTGCCAGACGTGATCTAAAAATATAAAATCTTGCATTAATCACTTGCAACTTGCAAAATACCTAGCATCTTTACATAAACACATTCTTTTTTTATACGTGGCCTAGCAAAACATGTCTGTCATTAATCAGCTTCCATTCGAACGTCCCATTTACGATCTGGAAGAACAGCTCAAAAAAATCGAACAGGAACCGGATCCTACCCCCAACACCAAAGATGCCATCCGCAATATGCGTCTGGAAATCACACGCATGAAACGCGAGATCTTCGCGAATCTCGATGCTTGGGATACCTGCAAAGTTGCCCGCCATCCTGAGCGCCCCCAAACTCTGGATTACCTCGAATTAGTCTTTGATGAATTCGTAGAATTACACGGCGATAGAGCCATGGGCGATGACCGCGCTATCCTGACCGGTTTTGCCAAACTCGACGGGCAAAAAGTCATGTTCGTCGGTCAACAAAAAGGTCGCACTTTAAAAGAACGTACCGAATGCTTTTATGGCTGTGCTCATCCGGAAGGCTATCGTAAGGCGCTTTCCAAAATGAAGATGGCGGAAAAGTTTGGCATTCCCATCATCTGCCTGATCGATACTCCGGGCGCGTATCCGGGTATCAAAGCGGAAGAACACGGACAAGCCTACAACATCGCAGTCAATCTCAGAGAAATGTCGCTTCTGAAAACCCCCATCATCTGTGTTGTGATTGGCGAAGGTGGCTCTGGAGGTGCATTGGGGATCGGCATCGGAGATCGTATTGCTGTCTTGCAATACGCGTATTACTCCGTGATTACTGCTGAAGGTTGTGCAGGTATCTTGTGGAAAGATGTCAAATTCGCCAAGGAAGCCGCCAACGCATTGAAGTTCACCAGTCAGAACTTGTTGGAAATGGGAGTCATCGATGAAGTGATCCCGGAACCACTGGGGGGAGCACATCGCGATCATCGTCAAATGGCAACTGCTTTGAAGGTTTCATTAGCAGCCAATCTGAAGGAGTTGAAGGAGCTACCCAGCGACCAATTAGTCGATCTCCGGTACGAGAAATTTCGTAAGATCGGCATGTTCAACGAAACAGGGGAAACCGAGTAATACCACTCCGGTTTCGAGCATACTCACTAGCCTGCAAGAAACAGTGACTTCACACCTCAATACTAGAAATAGCATCCTACCACGAACGTCCGATAATGTCCGTTATGTTAAATTCAATTTTCAAAAAGGCCTATTTTTATAGGGTTTTCAAATCTTCTCTCTGTTGCTCCCTAGGTCCCTGTATGCAACTTGATTTGCCTGTTTTGTGTTGCCCTTTTTCAGTCTGATACAACCACTTTTAAGACACTGATTTCTAGCGTCTTTGAATGTTTTTTAACCGGCTCTGCAGTGTTGAACTAAGTGAATCCAGTGAGACCTGCTGTAGCTCTAATTGACGCAAAACTCGCACGTCTAAAGGCGTGGTTACATCTGTCTTGGAATCGGGGTCTCCCCCAGTCAATAGCACATCTGCTCGCCAGTCTCTTAAGACTGCCATTACGACCTGATCTGGCAAGCCTGAGAGGCTTTCTTCAAACTCCTCGATGAGTGAATTCTGTGCCTCAGGATAGTCAGAATAGATCGCAGCAATATCCCGCAATAACACTGCCCGCTCAGGAGCCAATTTCTCTTCTTGATTTCTATTTGCGTCAAACAAAGGGCTACCTGATGTGGTTGATTCATCTGGTTGGCCATTTTGCCAGTTTTCAGCAACCCCTCTCAACACACCGGGGATCCGGGACGTGAGCTGCCTGGCAAACTCCTCACGGTCCTCAGGGGCAGTTGAATTGAAGGCTTCAATGATCTTATCTTCCAGCTCTTCGCGTAAATAGACGGGAATGCTCTTGAGAATCTCTTTTAATGAGGGTTCCTGATTCGTAGTTCGAACTTTAGAGCCATCTCCTTCCGATCCGCGAAAGAACGGATTAGGAAGATCGTTTGAACCAGGTGGAAACGGGTTTTGTTCGCCCTGATGCTTACGATCGTCGCCGAACAGTTCTTCATCGGGATTACGGTCACGAACGGGAACGTCGGGATGATTTAATTCGGCCAGATACGAATCAAGAACATCATGAAACCCTGCCGGCATGACAGGAGCCAGCTCGTCTAAGATAACCGCAGCTGCATAACCACTGTGAGAAGTCAAAACAGTGGCACGGGCTGATTCGGAAATCGTGATTACGAAAAAAGTCAGAAACAATGAGAAGATGATGCCTTTTGCTAGACCCAAAAGCGCTCCCAGATGACGATCAAACTCCTGGAACTTTAATGCATCAAGAGTTGATTTTAAACTTCGCGCCACTGTAAACGAAATAAATGAGAATACAATATAGATCACTAACATCGCGATCCAGCGATTCAATGGCGGTTTCACATTAATCATGGGAGCCAATTGTAAAGAAAGCGATTCTGCAAAAGCAAAACAAAGAACCAAAGCAGCAATCGCTGCCAATTGCCAGACCACTCCTTTGGAAGCCCCCTTCCAGATGGCGTAAAGCAGAATTCCAGCAATCAGTAAATCAAACCACATTTCGACATCCTGTCTAATTTGGATCTTCCGTAATCTATGGGCGGACGCTCCTCCCCTGCTAATACTCCCCCGATTTTTTTAAAATCAAGGGAAGGGGATTATAGGTAAAAATCACGGTCAGCGCAAAGACCAAATTTTGCCCTGTATTTCAGGAATCAAAGAAAAGACAAACCCTCTTTTGAAAAAATGACAGACCGGTTTTATCTGTTATTTTTTATCGTCTTCTGCATCTAGATAACGCTCGAAATAAAAGATCGCAAGTCTAGTTAAACAATAAACCAACCCTACGATCAGAGGCATAAATATGATAAGGATGAAAACTATGCCCAAGAAAGGGTTTCCAACTGGCCCTGTTTCAAAGATCCCATCGGTCCGCTCCCACTCTAAAACTGTGTCAAGATAATACATCAAATGCCCTGGAATTCCACAAATCAATACCACAGCACATATACTGCATACGAATGCAAGAACTCTTTGATAGGGATTCATGCCAGTCTATTCCGTCAATGATTTTTTAGTATCAATTGATTAAAACTGTTTCTTGCTATCTAACAGCAGGGTGATTGGCCCATCATTGACCAGTTCCACATCCATGTGTTCTTGAAAACGTCCTGTGGCAACTTCAATTCCATGGCCTTTCACTTCTGCGACAAAACTTTGATATAGCTCATCTGCCTGTTCGGGACGGGCGGCATTCACAAAACTGGGGCGACGTCCTTTGCGACAATCACCCAGTAAAGTAAATTGGCTCACGACCAGCATTTTCGCGTTAACATCAGATAATGCCAGATTCATTTTCCCGGCATCATCTTCAAAGACACGGAGTCCCACAGTTTTCTGTGCCAGGTAAATCACATCATCCTGTGTATCATCCTGTTCGACTCCGAGTAAAACCAAAAAGCCCTGTTCGATTTGCCCCGTGATCTCATTATTCACGGTCACACTCGCGCGGGAAACCCTCTGAACAACGGCTCTCAATTTGCCTCTCCTGATTGGTTCGTTTTCCTGATCATCACTCAGACTTTCATCCCACGTGAACAGGAAAAGGGTTCGAGCGGAAGATCAAGTTCCTGTTTACAAATCAATTGTCTGATCAGCCTGGCGGTAATCGGTGAAAGTTGTAATCCATCGCGATAATGCCCGGCAGCCATTAACAGATTATCGTAGCCTTCAACAAATCCGAGATATGGTAGCCCATCAACAGACTTGGGTCGTAAACCAGCCCAGGCACGTTCGAAAGTTGCCTCTTTCAAAGATGGAACAACAGACTGCGCAAATTGAATCAAACCGCCAACGCCTTCGGCGGTATTGTCTTTATTAAAGCCGACATTGCTTTCCGTCGAGCCGATCAGAATTTTTCCATCACTACGAGGCACCAGATATTGACTACCACATTCGATCACATTACGAAACGGTAGGCGATTCACCGACAGCAAAACAATCTGTCCCTGGACAGGAACCAGTTCGCAATTGATTCCAAGTTTACCAAGAACTTCAGAAGACCAGGCGCCCCCTGCAATCACAGTTTTCTCTGCACGATGAATTTCTGATGAAGTTCGGACGCCTGTGATTTTAGAATCACTCATTTCAAAACCGATGATCGGCATTCCGGAATTGAGTTGAACTCCTTGATTTGCACAAGCCAGGAGCAGCGCCTTTAAGTGTCGGGGATTTCGAACCTGGCTCATCTCAGGAAGATAAAATGCTTTCTTCACCTGCTCGCTTAAAAACGATGCGCGCTCCTGTAACATCATTTGATCGAATTCTTCAATCAACGCACCTGAGTCGCGCCATTCTGAAGTGAAGTCATCCCACGCGGCACTCTCATCACCAAATGAAATCTGCAAACCACCGCAATTGATGAAACCGTTGTCGATGCCCGATTCCTCTTTCAACCGGCTCGACCATTCGGACCATAACAGCTTACTGGCGGCACGCAGTTGAATACCGGGAGTCATCGCCGACTTGAGATCCGCAGGAGGCAACATACCCGCCCCTGCCCAAGATGCTTCTTTTCCCAGTTGCTGACGGTCAAAGATGGCAACAGACAGACCTTGATTTGCTAATTCATAAGCGACAGAAAGGCCAATCACCCCACCGCCAACAATATTCACATCCATCATAAGAATTATGTGCCCTGGTATCACTCAAAAACTCGGAGAACTCAAGGCGATTGATTATAGCGGACTGCTTACAGAATCAAAGGGTCGAGCAGAACTCTAATATCAAGAAACTAAACCCCTTCTCTCGTAAGTGCTCACCAGCAAACCAAATTTACTTTTTCACACGACCAGGACGTAGCGTGCGCGCATATGTTGCAGCCAGCGTTCGTAAATTGGACCCGTAGACTTTCGTGAGTGCAGCCGGAACAGCTGTGCCACTCTTGAGCTCACGCAAAAGCAACGCCATTTTGGGCAGTCCCCCACTTTTGATCAAAAACTCAACTAAAGTAAAGCCAACGGCCGATGTTTCCGCAGGAGAAAAGGTTCCCTCAGCAAACAGTTGCTCAGGACGAGTGACTTTGGGAGCCGCTTCGAGCGCCTGC
This window encodes:
- the thiO gene encoding glycine oxidase ThiO — encoded protein: MMDVNIVGGGVIGLSVAYELANQGLSVAIFDRQQLGKEASWAGAGMLPPADLKSAMTPGIQLRAASKLLWSEWSSRLKEESGIDNGFINCGGLQISFGDESAAWDDFTSEWRDSGALIEEFDQMMLQERASFLSEQVKKAFYLPEMSQVRNPRHLKALLLACANQGVQLNSGMPIIGFEMSDSKITGVRTSSEIHRAEKTVIAGGAWSSEVLGKLGINCELVPVQGQIVLLSVNRLPFRNVIECGSQYLVPRSDGKILIGSTESNVGFNKDNTAEGVGGLIQFAQSVVPSLKEATFERAWAGLRPKSVDGLPYLGFVEGYDNLLMAAGHYRDGLQLSPITARLIRQLICKQELDLPLEPFSCSRGMKV
- a CDS encoding efflux RND transporter periplasmic adaptor subunit, which produces MLKLLRDKQAVLFVSCIKQCLCYSLIVAILLSVTPTSAQKDTKEPQTVSIEREAISLRHPRDYYVPLNLKPVRSLIISSPIDGVVHAVDVKSGEKPTSKAVLVRLDSSIPKAEVTRAEAALELAKQEQKNTTGKATAIAKAKVELAEAELKIANIRLEQTNIRAPFQGEIFRIFATPGAFVRAGEPLLELGDTSKLQVEIPLEREQAQKGSSINLNVEEQVAQATVDQILPLSPKFEKLRDLGNSITSAVVILNNNGNQFRPGQAVNVALIPRYPIAEIPTISVKNTPEGKRTIQIVRENVIRDLTPQILGQIGPERLFVSAAFNKDDEIIVSTSQPLPDGTAVQPKLTVGKPEPTQGKTTGRSPSKRPEKKVSF
- a CDS encoding CvpA family protein — encoded protein: MWFDLLIAGILLYAIWKGASKGVVWQLAAIAALVLCFAFAESLSLQLAPMINVKPPLNRWIAMLVIYIVFSFISFTVARSLKSTLDALKFQEFDRHLGALLGLAKGIIFSLFLTFFVITISESARATVLTSHSGYAAAVILDELAPVMPAGFHDVLDSYLAELNHPDVPVRDRNPDEELFGDDRKHQGEQNPFPPGSNDLPNPFFRGSEGDGSKVRTTNQEPSLKEILKSIPVYLREELEDKIIEAFNSTAPEDREEFARQLTSRIPGVLRGVAENWQNGQPDESTTSGSPLFDANRNQEEKLAPERAVLLRDIAAIYSDYPEAQNSLIEEFEESLSGLPDQVVMAVLRDWRADVLLTGGDPDSKTDVTTPLDVRVLRQLELQQVSLDSLSSTLQSRLKNIQRR
- a CDS encoding acetyl-CoA carboxylase carboxyltransferase subunit alpha, which translates into the protein MSVINQLPFERPIYDLEEQLKKIEQEPDPTPNTKDAIRNMRLEITRMKREIFANLDAWDTCKVARHPERPQTLDYLELVFDEFVELHGDRAMGDDRAILTGFAKLDGQKVMFVGQQKGRTLKERTECFYGCAHPEGYRKALSKMKMAEKFGIPIICLIDTPGAYPGIKAEEHGQAYNIAVNLREMSLLKTPIICVVIGEGGSGGALGIGIGDRIAVLQYAYYSVITAEGCAGILWKDVKFAKEAANALKFTSQNLLEMGVIDEVIPEPLGGAHRDHRQMATALKVSLAANLKELKELPSDQLVDLRYEKFRKIGMFNETGETE
- a CDS encoding serine/threonine protein kinase; the encoded protein is MAETTETTESENVVDEYELVNLIADGTTTQVWEVKEQGGTTSFAMKRLLPEPMKKPEVVATMKLEAKVAGSLDHPNLIFLHKFVKSKKHIYLLMDYFRAPNLRSQMSSDQLGVQTRLRKLIESTAMALGHMHEKGWVHKDIKPENILISKSSEVKVIDFGLAVPVAKGIGKLFGKPKTVQGTRSYIAPETIKKLPLGPEADVYSLGITIFEILTGKTPFHGENPKEVLLKHISERPVPPSSINPNVSPEFDEFVLKMLAKKPADRFQSMDEIVSSMRNMKLFKTEISEVIAQEKAQADKEEKESMKEKRLDSRADARLSELVKEDPKLAEQLIAERKANAKPKQKPEPPKKEKKPQQQPPPPQPMPGGYPPQYQQPMYPPQPMPGYQMPPQPMPGQPMPGQPVMHPPQQQGQPLPPGAYPPPGYPQQPQQPYPQLQPPQPGMPPQQAPVAPAPTQQAPQPQPQQPPAAQQPPAQQPQETAESKKKTKNDDDLPFMDELPDVI
- the dtd gene encoding D-aminoacyl-tRNA deacylase, which gives rise to MRAVVQRVSRASVTVNNEITGQIEQGFLVLLGVEQDDTQDDVIYLAQKTVGLRVFEDDAGKMNLALSDVNAKMLVVSQFTLLGDCRKGRRPSFVNAARPEQADELYQSFVAEVKGHGIEVATGRFQEHMDVELVNDGPITLLLDSKKQF